gatcgcactgttaggtctaagagtcaaagggatcacacaaacaaaactagtgtctgctaataccaactgatagaatcaaaaagggagagaacgatccatcatgggaagcgagatacacagcagactcatagaatggcagatgtcctaaatagcactctggcttcagaatagcccttaaggcattttggatctggctgaagagcccatgagagtattttaggcatggaaagccaagaaactctggaaaaaaaaaaaaaaaacctaatgaaagatctctgcgagtgagatcccagtggaaagaacggggtcatcaaagaaggaggtacctttctctgaagggttgagaaaacttctactttgactatgaccctgtcagaataagatcgaagtcggcaaactcaaaaggcttccatagccttggcaactcatgactagagcctagggagattactgacaccataaacaagagtgtcaaattgttaagtcaacaacaggagtcactgtgtacttacttttcatgtgggatctgtccttaatgtgttgtccaatgtgaagtaatgctataactagtactgaaacagtattttatacttagtgtttctgtgagggtgcaaactgatgaaatctttacttaatatatactaaatcaatcttctgtatataaagataattgaaaatgaatcttgatgtgaatggaatgggagagggaatgggagatgtgaggggtgcgagtgggagggaaattatggggggggagccattgtaatccataaactgtactttggcaatttatatttactaactaaaaataaataaataaataaatgaaaatgtaaaaccaaagtaaatttttattcatCTCCATTCATAAACATAGTACATgaccatgaaaataaatttccagatACATCCAAAGTACACAGGGAAAAATGGTAAATTATCCATATTCTCAACATCAAGAGATATGACTAAGCATATTGTTAGCACACAAGGGGAGTTCAACATTCATGTCaaattcacattatgaaaaagttatgtatagttttcaaaaattttgtatgaaaataaaattatcttataTTATTAAAAGGGAATACATTGCATGAAAATGTAGCCCAAGTGATAGAGTATGAAGTTATTAAACAacggaaaaaaaaacaaatagggaGAAAGCTTTCTATCAAAAGGAGAAATTAACATACAAATgctaatttgaaagacagagttacagagagagatagagacagaaagaatcttccaaatgccggtttactccccagatttctgcaatggccagagctgcccccatctgaagccaggagtcaggagcttcctccgggcctcccacgcaggtgcagggacccaaggagttgggccatcttccactgctatcccaggccacagcagagagccggatcagaagaggagcagctgggactagaaccggcgtccatgtggAATGTcggcgcttcatgccagggcgttaacccactgtaccacagcgccggccctgctcctCAGATTTTTATGGGATGATGTCCCAGTAAACTTACCATAGATTAAAATGTTGTGAGCTAAAAATGCACTGTATACATCTCACCTACCAGACATCACAGCATCCTGTGGAGTGTCTATTGTTTCCCTGGAGATGGAGGGACCCTCAGAAGTGACTATAGTAATACAAATCATTAGCCTTCCGGGGGGGAAATCAACACTTAAAAGAATGGTTTCTGGTGAAAACATATTGCCTAAGTACCATAGTGAAGTTGAAAAATCTCAAGCCTAACTGTCATTGAATTGGAGACCATCTGTACAGATTTAGAGAGAATAAACCCGAGTGAGGCTACAAACACAGGATGAAATGTTTGGATTAAAGATGACAATTGCAGCATAATTAATATAAGCTAATAATCATCTAGTGCTTACTGCACACATGaatattgtttttcttcaaaTACCTTATTTAACCCCTAAACAATCCATCAAAATGGCAATTAAAAGTTCCActaaattgttttctattttgatCCATTTTCTAGATTCAGTGAATtttcaataagaaaatgaaacacGATGTCAACAATGAGTTTTAGaatctgaagcttcttccagaagaAGAGAGATTAccccacttttttattttttacttatggtttctttattgtttttccttttatcaaAACCTGTCACAGCTGGGGGCCAAGAAGTAAAAAGAATTCCCACAAATATTCCCATTCATTCTCCATTAGTCTTCCCCACTTCACCCCATCCAGGGcttctggccagccctgggcacacATGAtcatctccccccaccctcagccTTTTCCCAGCAATAAATACAGGTGTTCGTGATTCAATGAAACCACAACTGATTTCTCCATCTTGAATGCCCCTCAAGGGGACAAGAAGGGGGCAAAAGAAGTTTAATGCCCATCCCTCTTAAGGAGGCATAGGAACTTTTTCCCCCCAAGGGACAGGAGAGGTAGAACTGCCCCCATCAGAACTGCAGCAGCTCTAGAAGGAATTGAGGAAAGGAAACGTGGGGATGAGAGAGAAGAGGGTCTTCTCCAGCAACCTCACTCCTTTGATCCATTCATCCCTTACAGGTAAAAAGGGTGGTCCCAGTGTATCAGTGGGGCATAAAAAATGGATGGGTAGTGTcaggaggaagaaataaaaggaggGACGGAAAAGCAGTGTGGTGGGGAAGAAGAGCAAAGACAGAAGGAGCCTTAAAGCTCGGAGTCTTCATCTTCCAGGAAATGGCATCAACCCTAGAGGTATGAATGAATTAGGGCCTGTAGGAGATTGAGGGCCCCAAGAAGGCAAGGCAAGGGCCCTGCGGTCCTCATGTCTTCCTAAGTCGATGTGCTCCAGCTAGAGTTGGAGTGGGGAGCAGGACAAAGGGAAAGGCTTGGAATCAACCAAGTGGGACGGCTCAAGAGATCACAAGAGGAATTTGGAGACCAGGGACAACCCTCTCATCCTGCCCAGATGTTGGCAGAATCTGGATCTTGGGATAAGAAAGGTCAAggctagggtgtgtgtgtgtgtgtgtgtgtgtgtgtgtcaaacaccaaagcagaagaaaggataACTCTTCCCACTGCTTCACCTCTTCCCAACCCAGAACATCCCTAGGGTTATCGCAGCTGAAGGCTCCAGTCAGAGGCCACACTGACACCAGGCCTGCGCAGAATCAACACAGAGGTCTCGGGATCATGCTGGGACTCTAGGCAGCTTTCAGGAGATcatgggggaggaagaggagcatcaCAGTTACAGTATTAGGCAAAGGACAGCAACTACTTTCCCAGAGACAAAACCATCCCCAACCATACCCGCTTCCCCTCTTTGCCCATCCAGGCAGATGGACTGGGCACTCACCTTTTGTCTGGAGTACCACAGCTGCTGGCTTTCCAGCCCCCAGGACCACCACACGCTCAACCCAAATTGGGGTCTCAAAGTGGCCTTTGGAGTCTGTTGAGCTGGAAACAAGGGTGTTGCCAGAGAATGAGAATCCTCGCAGCAGGAATTCCTGGCGAGTCTGATAGTTGAACGTGTGCCCATCATCCAAAAAGAGTTCTCCTTGGGCTGTACCCTGGGGGCTGAGGGCAACAAAGGGAGTGAGGGGATCATCCTTCATGCAGCCTGAAGAATGCCACACTCACATCCATTGAGGCACGATTGTCCCTCCACGCTGGAACACAGGACTACTGCTTAGAGTTACAGGCAGGTACAGGGTCTGGGGACCATGATGCTTCTGGTAGCTCTGAATGTCGTACCACACCTCCCCCTGGCCAGGCAGATAAACCTGCACACCATGGGCCCCAGAGTCGGATACAGGGTGAACCAGCAGTGCATCCCCAAGTAGGAACTGATCATCTATACTGAAGGTAGTCACGTCTTCAGGatagtgcacccacatgggcctCATGACAGGAACCCCTTCACGATGGGCCTGATAGAAGAGGGTGTACCAGAAAGGCAGCAGGGAATATCACTGGCCTAGGGCATCCCAGATTATGTCTTGGTGCTGAGAGGATAACAGCCAAGGCTCTCGCCACCCAGTGTCCAGGTGGGCATGTGCCCAGAAGAATGGCTGTTATGCACCCATCTGGTACCAGCGTACAAGCAGCCCTCGCTCTGAATTTTTGAAGAAGCTGCCCACATCCGCCCCACAGAAGGTAAGTCCCACCAACCCCAGGCTGAGACACATAGGGACAGTAATCTTCAAATGGTCCCACTCTGCAGTGTTGTCCCCTGTCCACACTGCACCAAAGCGCTGGGAGCCAGCGAAGAAAGCCCTACTCAGGACAAAGGGGCATTCTACGCCCCCAGAACGCAATATTAGCCCATCAGCAGTTGCCATGTGCACATAGAAGCCATAGATAATATGGACATCCCGGTGCTCCCAGCCGCCATAATGCTGGGCATCTTTGAACGTGATGACCTCAGGACCATTGAACACAGATGGCTCATTCATGCCATTCCAGATGTAGAGGTTGGGAGCTGAGCCCCCGTAATTGTTGAAGTTGAACATGTGAGCCCACCAGGTCCTCATCATGGGATTAGTGAAGTCAGGGTAACCAGCTGAGCCTGCCCAGTACAAACCCTCATAGTCAGAGCCGTCCCGAGTTTTAATGTACAGCCCCTGGTTCCGTAGCTCTTCATGAACTCGGTAGTTAGAGTCCACCTGGATGTGGGGGTCCACAATGGCCACCAGCTTCTGCCTCTTGGAGGCCAAGTGCTCTAGCATGGTGCGCGGCTGTGGGAAGTGGCTGGGGTCCCAGGTGAAGTACCGCTTGCCATCGGCATGTTCAATGTCCAGCCAGATGACATTGCAGGGCATGTTGTGATCATCAAAGCCCTGATCCACTTCCAGCACATCAGCCTCGTCCCGGTAGTTCCAGCGGCTCTGGTGGGAGCCCAGGGAGAAGAGCAGGGGCAATGCCTGGGTGCCTGTGAGGCTAGCGTACTGCCGAAAGACATCAAAGACAGAAGGCCCGAGCAGCAGGAAGACATCGATAATGCCACTTTCTGGCATCCAGCGGACATCTGTCTGTGGGGTCTCCCCAGAGCCTTGCAAGTAGTCCAGCATCTTCCCAAACAAGGTCTTCCCTGTGGTGTTAGACGATAtatcaacccaggtctctccgCATTAAgccagaagatgcccaagtcacAATGAGGGTTATGAGCCAAGAGCACAGGAACAGACCCATAGAGGGCCATGGGGTTGTACAGCTCATGCTGGAACACATCCAAATTGTAGAGGCGATACGGCTTCAGTGACCTTGAGCCTCAGGCTGTCCGCATGCTCAGGGATTCCATACACATGTTCCATGCCTGGCAGAGAGAAGTCCAGACCCACAGACATGGGGCCATGTGGCTTGCTGTCAGAGTGAGTTTTGAATGTctcctcccaggctcctggctcctctttctctgccttcccctgggtctcctctGGCTTGTCACCATCCTCAGGCATCTCCTTGGGCTGGGCCTCATCGTCCTCAGCTGGGTCTTTTGATCCTTGCGGGACCCTGCGGGCCCTCTGGTGCTCAAAACCCATGAGTCCTCGGGCATTGACACTGTGCAGCAGGCTGCGGTCTTCTAGCAGGTCAAGCCGGAAAGGCTTTGCCGTCAAGACGATTTTGTAGGGTCCCTCAGCCACTGTTAGCTCCACACTATTGTCATCACGGCCAGAGATAGAAAGCCGAGCTGTGGGAGGATCAGCCACCAGAACATCTGGCACACGGTACCGGGGTCGCAGGGGCTCCAGCTCATCAAGGCTGATGCGAGTCATGTTCTTCTGAAGCCCCTGGAGTTCCAGCACCAGTAATACCTTGGTGACCTCGTGGATCAGATGAACCGCGAGGGCATCAGGACCAAGCTGAAGAGTGTGCAGCAAAGCTCGGTATGGAGAGAGGCCTGGCTGTATGCTTCTTCGCTGCCTCTTGCAGAAGGAACTTTCTTCACAGGTCTTGAAGTTGCTTCTATCCACAGCAAGGGCAATCCCCAGGCAGACCCCTAAAGAAGCCAGTACCAAACCTGCCCAAGACCGCCTCCTACGCGCCGCCACTGCCACTACCGCCGCCATCGTGTGCCAGGTTTGCTCCTTGACCCCAGGCCTCGAGATTACCCCACTTCTAATCTGAATTTCAACatcctccccaaatgcttggaaaACATTAACACGTTAGAAACATTTCCTCACAGTATTTCTACTTCACTCCTAACACACCAGTTGTTTGGAATGAACTCTCTAAGTTCCTAATTTCTTTCAGTTGACTTATTAATGCGCTGAGGATCTGTTAAAATGAGTGTGTGCTCAAAATATCTGCCAACCTTACATCTTGCTAATTGCTATGGTTTTCAGATTTATAgtaataatatttacatatataaatcaaATTTCATTTAATTAGCATTATAACTTTTTCAATTCCTCATCTAGTCTATCCTCTCTATTCAGCTCCCATATGTATATCATTAACTTTCTAGTCTTGCCTTGTCAGCCTAAACCTTGAAAGTTTAAACTCTGTAGTCTACAGAATTAGTTAGAAAAATTGTCAGGCACAAGCAATCCTATGCATCAGATTCTAGTTTCCTTTTCCAACTTTCTTCTTcataacagacacacacacaaacatatgtgCACATTTATTTGCTTATGTACATAAAATTATAGGCACAAATACTAGACACATTCAAACTTATCTACTTTTGACCCTTCATTCTCTGATCTAATTCCCTGTTCTCTCCCTTCCTGTGCTCCCACACAAATGGtcatcaaaaattcatggaaaatacatattatgaaaaatttatacaTGGATTcacttttggaagaaaaataaacttatctccttTTACTAAACAtctcttaattctgtttcccttgaACATTTTGGAACACCCTCATAGGTTTTTACTCATTGTACTCCTCATTACAGGAATCACCCTCCATCTCACATTGCCATATTAATCCCATTAATTTAGATTCAGCTCTGAAGTAATCTCTTGCAAGAAGCCTGTTTAGAACTTCCCTCTACCACAACATGGACACTGTCACTTTTTCTCCCCTGAGCTACATTAGCATTTTATCTGAGGTTAACATTGAGCACAGGTTTCTCATTTGCATTAATTAATTATGGTATGCTGCTGGTATCTCTCCCAAGCATTTTTCAGGAGAATATGCCATATATAAGTCAATTTTTCACTCACAAAGTGCCTTGTAGATTTCTTGGGAATACAGgtgcacatgtatacacacacaagcacatataTGCAccatatgtatatgcatgtatatgcatatgcatgAGCACAAACTTCCCAAAAGTTGTTAGATAGCCAGTTTTTCCAGTCACAAATTTTCTGTCAAAGTCAAGAACTTCCCTTGGGAAATTTGCAAAGAATTTTTCctatctttacaaaaaaaaatcaccgcTGATGCCTTGAATCAAAATGAAAGTGACAATATGGGATGGTAAAtaataaatagatgtttaaagGACTATAGACTCAAAGCAGGCAGCGGACAGTGACTCAGCTTCTGCTGAGGGAAAAGGGGATGCTGAGGAAGCCTTTACTTTGGGAATTCGAGGTTGAATGTGCCAGACAGTGAGGTGTGGAGAGGGACGAGAAAGAgtggagaagcaaagagaattCCAAGAAGACTGGAGAGATGAACTTAAGGCATAAGGAGAGAGTGTAGAGACTCATTGAGGGTACTCACAGAATTACCTACACAGTGGTAAGTGCTTCAATTTTAATAGGTTTATGGCAATGACGGTTTCCTAATTCTGTGATAAATTCATTACTATGTCAAAACCAGTCAGTAATTTGAGCAACATGTCACTAAAAAGTCGTTCTGTTGGATTCTGAGTCTCCAGCCCACTTCTGTAACTACTTACCTTTTACCCAGAGTTGACACTGGTGTTTCTTGAGTGGTAGGTTGTGCACTGAACTCAGCACATTGCACGAATcattaaagtgaaaataagaggggccagtgctgtggcataacaggtaaagctcctgtctgcagtgccagcatcccacaggggcagcagATTGATTAATAATCCTAGGATATCAGTACAATCAATGCCTTCCCATTGTACAGAATGGAAAAATTACGGTTCAAAGGGAGCTGATTGATTAATAATCCTAGGATATCAATACAATCAATGCCTTCCCATTGTACAGAATGGAAAAATTACGGTTCAAAGGGAGCTGAGATGTGCCTAAACCTCACAGTTAGTGATCTGCAGATCCAGACAACTTCCTTCCTGAAATTGCATTCTACATACTAAACTAATTCCAGGGAAAGCTACAAACAGCTTAAAAATGGACgtgaattaataaatatttgctccaTGGATGGATGAGTAGATTCTTACTACTGAAGAAAGATGTATAAGCAAAGTCAGGAGCAAGCACAGGAATCATGGGATCTGGTACCAGGCACTTACAGAGCCAGTACAAGGGAGGCCAAGCTTCAAAGTGTTGGTAACAAATAAGTCAGACCACACTGCTATTCCGTCTTCTTTTTGCTGCCAACAGTGTGTAAACTCCATAAGAGCACAGAGGAAGGAGCCCCAGAGAAACAtaattgctgattttttttagttttggagCTCTAAATGTCCACTCACCCTCtatttttcttgttaaatttGTTCAAGTGGAAATCTCTTGACAGGTGTAATTAAGATCATTTTAAGAGCAAATAAACACTTGCTGTTTTTCAAACTCACTTGCTCTGTAGTGTCTCTAGACATTTGCCAAGCtgcatctcccctctcccccggCCTCATGTGAGTAGCTAGCAGATTATAAATGAATGTATAGTTCTCATGGGGCTAAAATTTGTCACCCTAAGCTCATGCAGCTTGTGAAGTTAGGGTTGGAGGTTGTTCAGAGGTAGGTAAACACCCTCTGTGTGTGCTGTTCCCAGCCTACCAAAATGATGATTCTTACGAAAATAAAACATTGGTGGAGAGGTCAGGACATACTATCTCAGGCACTCGCTTGCCAAGTGACTTGTAGTTAAGACATTTCTCCTAACTAGAAAccagttttctcatttgcaatGCACCATAGTTGCTTAAATCGGGGgctttaaataattttcatgacCTGAGTTGTCTGGAAGCTGAGACAGTTCAGGCCTCTGTATTGTGATACATGGGAAGGATAGTAAGAAGGTGGACAGGAGTCTGCTACAGTGAGTTTAGTGTCAAGGAGAAAAAGAGCTTTTGGCTCTGCCACTGACCAGCTGGATTGTTTTGGGCAAGGTCTCTGAGCATCCAGTCCATTAAAGAAAACAGTGTTACCGACATGAAAATAGTGCCATCTATGTGACTGCGTGCTGGTAATGAAGAATTAGTAAGTAGATTCAGCTTCTAGCAGTCTCTGGCTGGATGCATGATGCATACTAGGgcattcccttccttcttctcaaTAAAGTACCAGGAAACAAGCTGCCCCCTCAATTTCTTCAGCAGAGGGTTTCCCAGGGCATCTACTCTCCCCAGCGGGGAAATGTCCCAGGCACCCAGCGTGCTTAGAAAAATGGTTGAAAGGGAGAAATAATTTTTGAGAACGGCTCAGAAACCACCACTCAGACTTTCCTTTGTCCCAATCAGCTGGAATCTTTATACTCTTCCACCGAACTTACAGAAGACTTTCTCCTAGAAGTGAGAGAAAAGAAACTTCAAATGACAACGAGTTTATCTCAGAGGATAGTGGGAAGGTTTCCTTAATGAGGTACATTAGATATGACTTCTAGTGCATAGGGAAATGGAAATTAAGGAGCTCAAGTTTCACAAGGTACACGTTGGCCATCAAGCCTTATAATAGAGGATGCCCAGGAGATAAGCAATATTCCTCATGTATCCTAGTGCAGAAATTTCTAAGGACCCAGATCTATGGACCATGCCAATAGTACAGGTGATATCCTTGCAGGAGCCTGTTAATCACTCTTCTGTGCTGGGGCAACAGAGGGAAAGGATGACATATGACATAGGCCAGAGAATTGATGTTTGGAAGTACAAGTGAGGTTCTCCAGGAGAACTGAATTTTCTCATATGAGAGTTAGATGataagagagacacagaaacttAACTCTTTGGAAACAGAAAtgaatttatccttttttttttttcaacctaaTTGTATATGTCTCTCCTACCATCTCCAATATAAGCAGGTCATGATAGCCTAGAAAATACTGAAATTGGcctttaggggccggtgctatagcacagtgggtgaaagacccagcctgcagtgccagcataccatatgggcaccagtttgagtcccagctgctcttcttccgatccagctctct
Above is a genomic segment from Oryctolagus cuniculus chromosome 6, mOryCun1.1, whole genome shotgun sequence containing:
- the LOC100338385 gene encoding LOW QUALITY PROTEIN: neutral alpha-glucosidase AB-like (The sequence of the model RefSeq protein was modified relative to this genomic sequence to represent the inferred CDS: inserted 3 bases in 2 codons; substituted 3 bases at 3 genomic stop codons) — encoded protein: MAAVVAVAARRRRSWAGLVLASLGVCLGIALAVDRSNFKTCEESSFCKRQRRSIQPGLSPYRALLHTLQLGPDALAVHLIHEVTKVLLVLELQGLQKNMTRISLDELEPLRPRYRVPDVLVADPPTARLSISGRDDNSVELTVAEGPYKIVLTAKPFRLDLLEDRSLLHSVNARGLMGFEHQRARRVPQGSKDPAEDDEAQPKEMPEDGDKPEETQGKAEKEEPGAWEETFKTHSDSKPHGPMSVGLDFSLPGMEHVYGIPEHADSLRLKVTEXPYRLYNLDVFQHELYNPMALYGSVPVLLAHNPHCDLGIFWLNAXETWVDISSNTTGKTLFGKMLDYLQGSGETPQTDVRWMPESGIIDVFLLLGPSVFDVFRQYASLTGTQALPLLFSLGSHQSRWNYRDEADVLEVDQGFDDHNMPCNVIWLDIEHADGKRYFTWDPSHFPQPRTMLEHLASKRQKLVAIVDPHIQVDSNYRVHEELRNQGLYIKTRDGSDYEGLYWAGSAGYPDFTNPMMRTWWAHMFNFNNYGGSAPNLYIWNGMNEPSVFNGPEVITFKDAQHYGGWEHRDVHIIYGFYVHMATADGLILRSGGVECPFVLSRAFFAGSQRFGAVWTGDNTAEWDHLKITVPMCLSLGLVGLTFCGADVGSFFKNSERGLLVRWYQMGAXQPFFWAHAHLDTGWREPWLLSSQHQDIIWDALGQXYSLLPFWYTLFYQAHREGVPVMRPMWVHYPEDVTTFSIDDQFLLGDALLVHPVSDSGAHGVQVYLPGQGEVWYDIQSYQKHHGPQTLYLPVTLSSSPVFQRGGTIVPQWMXVWHSSGCMKDDPLTPFVALSPQGTAQGELFLDDGHTFNYQTRQEFLLRGFSFSGNTLVSSSTDSKGHFETPIWVERVVVLGAGKPAAVVLQTKGSPESCLESQHDPETSVLILRRPGVSVASDWSLQLR